CGAACTGAAGAGCGGTAACGCCTGATGAGCGCCCTCTCCCTGACCGCGAAGGGCGAGGAAGAGTGGCAAGCACTGCGCTACCACATCGAATGGTCCAAGGGCTTCGTCCTCGTCTTCTTGTTCGTACCCGATGAGAGCATCCAGACCCTTCTGCGTGAGCGGCTGGAGCGCATCTGCCTGATGCGCACCGCGCCTCTGGAAAAGGTGTCTCCTCGTGACCCCGCCACTCTGATCGAGGACGTCCTGGAGCCCATCCGTCAACCCTCCTCCGTGTTGACCGAGGCGCACTCCCCACTGTGGATTGACCTGGCCTCTGGACGGGGTGATGAGTGGGGGCGAGCACGAGACAACTTGCTGTCCCGCGTCAATGAGCACCGGGAGTGGCTGAGGCGCCTTGAACGGCCGGTGGTATGGGTGCTGCCTTCTGGCTATCGGCCCCGCTTGAGAGAGATTGCTCCCGACCTCTGGGCGATCCGTGGCTATAGCCTGGACTTGGGTGAACAGGGTCTCACTGCGGCGGAGAATGAGGCGGTGGCTCCAATGGACCCACCGGAACCAGAACGGGCAATGGACCTGGGCAGTACCCATTCCGCCGCCAACTCAGTGGATGAAGCCTTGCTGAAGGAATGGGCACGGATTGAACACACACCATCCAAAGAACCTGGGGTTTTCTATGCGGGATGGAGAGCAGCAGATGTTGCTTTGCGCTTGGGCCGACTTGAGTTGGCACGAGACATCTCGGCTGATGTGTTGGCTCGCGCTCGGAACCTGGTCTCGGAAGATCAGGATGCGACGAACTGGTTGAGCACCGCACTGCATCAAGTGGGAGATGTGGCGCAAGCCATGGGCAGGCTGGAAGAGGCGGAGGAGGCACACCGCGAGAGCCTGGAGTTGAGACGAGGCCTGCGCGAGCGGCTCGGAGACACACCCCAGGTGCTCCGGGACTTGAGCGTATCTCTGACATTGTTAGCGGATGTGTTGGGAGCGCGGGGAAAGATTGACGACGCGTTGAAAAACTATGACGAGGCACGGCGTCTGCGGCAACGTCTCGCATTGGCGCTTCCTCACATTGTCGAGCACGAGTTCGTGGTCAAGGCCCTGGACAAGCTCATCGAGGACTTGCGCCACACGCCCCCGCAGCAGCCATGATCGTCAGCGCCATCTACACGTGAAGAGCTCGAAGCCCTGATTGGTGGGCAGGACCTCGACCCCGCCTGCTGAGGCGTTTCCCCGCGCCGGGGCAGGCCTCGGAGGCTGCGGGGGCAGTCTCTGGTGCTCCAAAGTACGAAGAGGTAGGTGATTTTTCCGGGACTTCCCTATTACTATGTGACCGTAATATTCTTCCGACATGGCCCAAGGAGACCCGACGATGCGCCTGTACCGGATGAAGACCTGGGTAGGTTCTTTGCTCGTCGGGCTGCTGGGGGTGGCTTGTGGCGGCGCGCCGGAGATGCCACCGGGGCCTTCCCCGCTGCCGGTGGCGGCCCGGGAATCCAAGCTGTGCGCCGAGCAGAGCGTCACCATGCTGACGCTGACGGGTAGCAGCACCCATCAGGGCGAGCTGGCCGGGAGTGGAAGCTGGGCGGTCTCGGGCGCGGCCAACGCGGTCCGGCTGGAGTACTACGTCGACGACGTCCTGTATGCCGTCGAGGAGCAGTCCGGGAAGTCCGGCACCTGGTACTTCAGCCGCACCGGTGTCTCCTGCGGAGTCCTGCACCCCATCCAGGTAAAGGCCTGGCCGATGATCATCGACGGCGATGGGGTGCGCACCACCTGCACGTCCGGCTCGAGGACGATGTCCAAGCCAGACGTGGGGGAGGAGTGCGCGGGGAACCTTCCGTGCGAGAGCTGCCATGTCAGTGGAGCCAACAGGGGACGCTCCGCGCGGGCGCTCGCCGACCACTGCCCTCGCGGTGCCCTGGACGAGCAGAACATGATGAAGCTGCTTGAGCGCGCGAAGAGCGGGGAAGGGACCGCGCGGAGATAGGCAACAGAGCCCTGTCCAGCGCTCGCCCTGGTCCACGAGGGTCAACGCTGTTTGTGCCGAGTTTGTGGTGACCCTTCACAGTGGAGGGTTCCCACAAACTCGGCACAAACTCGAAGGGCCAGGCAGCGAGGTGCAAGGACGAGAATTGGTCTTCAACGAAGGACCCGGCCGGCACCTGAACGCTCCCCGGTATACCGAGCCATCCGGGGGCTCTATCCTGCGTCCTTCTCCCGGAGTTCCCCCTGATGACGGTCCCCTCCCTGATCCGTCGCGGTGTATCGCTCGCCCTGCTCACGCCCTGGGCCGTTCCCGCCCTGGCGCACAATGGCTACCCCGACACCACCAGCGTCACCCTGCGCCAGGGCTACCCCGAGGAGATGCTCCTGGGCGCCACCTTCGGCGCCGTCATCACCCACAACGGCGGCGCGAGCTGGCACTGGATCTGCCCCCAGGCGCTCGGCATCGGCGGCTGGAGCCCCGAGAGCTACCTCTGGCAGGCCGACGGCACCCTGATGGCCGCCACCGGCGCCGCCCTCATCCGCTCGCGGGACGGGGGTTGTACCTGGGCACCCCATCCGTTCTTCACCCCTCCGGACAGACCCCAGGCCGCCCTGTGGCCCAAGAGCCTCGCGTCGCTCCCCTCCCAACCCTCGCGACTGTGGGTGTCCACGGGACGCCCCGGTCAGAACAACGCCCTCTACCGCAGCGATGATGGCGGAGAAACCTTCACCCCCACCTCGCTCCAGAGCACCACCGAGGTCTTCCCCAGCGTGATGGTGGCCCCCTCGGACCCGCGGCGCCTCTACGTCTCCGCCAGCACGCCCACCGGCCCCCGCCTGTACCGCAGCGATGACGAGGGACTCTCCTGGCGCTCCTTCCCCTCGCCCTTCCCCGAGAACCTGGCGGACGCGAAGCCCTACGATCTGTTCGTCCTGCGCGTGTCCGACCACGACCCGGACCGGCTCTGGGCTCGCATCAGCGCGGGGTTCTGGACCTACGTGCTGGAGAGCCGGGATGGCGGTCAGCGCTTCCGGTCCATCGTCCACCCGGCCGGGCAGGCCGAGGACGGAATCGACGAGGCGCTCATGGGCGTGGAGGTCTCGGAAGATGGCGACACGCTCTGGGCCGCCACGCCCACGCGCCTCTTCCGTGTGCGCTCGGGAGAGACGTTCGCCACGCTGCTGTCGCTGCCCACGGGCAATGCCTGCGTGGAGCGGGAGAACGGCGTGCTCTTCGTCTGCGGCGCCTCGCGTCTGCACGACTGGGCCCTGGCCACCACCCCCGACGAGGGCCTCACGTACACGCCCCTGCTCGACCTCCCCGACATGCAGCCCTCGGCGTGTCCCGTGGGCACTCCGGCGCGGGATGTCTGCCAGCCCCTCTGGCCCCAGTTCGCCGCCCTCGTCGAGGCCGATCCCCTGCTCACCTCCGGCGGAGACGCCGGCACGCCGCCGCCCTACGAACCCCCGCCCCCGCCGCGCAAGGGATGCTCCGCCACGGAGGGACTGTTGCCCGCCGCCGTGCTGCTCGCCCTGCCCCTGCTGCGCCGCTCCCGGCGGCCCTGACATGGAGCGGACCGGGAGCACTCACTTCTGGGGCTCGTACATCGTCATCAACTCGACGAGCCCCTGGCTCCCGTGCTGCTCACCGAGCCCCACGAAGCGCATGATCCCGTCGTAGTCCCGCGCGTTGCGGTTCTGGCCCAGCTTGAACTTGCCCTCCAGGCGGGTGATGGCGATCTCGAACGCGACGATGCCCGCGAGCAGCCGGCTCACGACCGCCTCGGCTTCGTCCGGACTCCAGGGCTGCTCCCTGCCCGCCTCGTACTTGCTGGCCAGTTGCCGCAGGGAGTGCAGGACCGTCCCGGGCTCCTCGACGAGGGAGGGCGTGCCGTACGCATGCACGACCGCGTAGTTCCAGGTGGGCACGGAGGGCGCCGAGTAGCAGGAGGGCGAGACATAGGCGTGCGGCCCCTGGAAGATGGCGAGCACCTCGCGCGAGTCCGCGAAGGAGCGCCACTGAGGATTGGCCCGCGCCACATGGCCCTTCAGCAACAACCGGCCCCCGGCCTCCCGCTCGACGAGCAGGGGCAGGTGCGTGGCGAAGGGCACGCCCTGATCGGAGGTCACCAGCGTCGCGAAGCCGTACTGGTCCATCAACGCGAGCAGCCTCGACTCGTCCTGCTCGTGGAAGTGGCGCGGGATGTACATTTCAGTCCTCCTCGGGTTTTCCGTCCCGACCAGCCTTGCTCATGCGAGGCATCTCGTTGAAGCACGCTCGCGGCCTCTTTATCTCGTCCGGCCAGGACATCCGCTCGAAGCGAGCCTCCCCACCGAATAACCTCCGACCCCATGAACATGAAAGCCCCGAGCCTCGCCGCCCTCGCCACCACCCTCGCCCTGGCCGCTTCGGCCTGCGGGGAGCCGCCCACCGAAAACGAGCCCACGTGCGCCGAGCCCATCTATGCCGGCAAGGCCACGGACGAGGCCTGGCACTCGCTGGTGGACGCGCGCGACAAGCCGCTGGACACCTCGGGCGCCGTGCTCCTGTCCTCGCCCACCGAGGGCCAGGAGTACGCGGTGGGCTCGCCGCCGCCCACCTGGGAGTGGAGCCTGCCCGTGACCTCGCTTCCGCGTGGGCTGCCGGCCAAGCCCCGCGCGACGTCCCGCTCCTTCACCACCTGGCTGGGGGAGTTGATCCTGCCCTCGGCGCGCGCCCACCTGCCGCCCTACACGGGAGAGATCTACTGGGTGGAGGTGTTCGCGCCGGGGAGCACGTGCCCCGTGGCGCAGGTGCTCACCTCGGAGTTGAAGTGGCAGCCGGATGCCGACACCTGGACGGCGCTCGGCCAGCGCGCGGACCAGTCGCTCACCGTACAGGTGACGCGCGCCTACCTCCTGCAGAACCGCATCACCGAGGGTCCCTATCGCCTGGATCCGCCGCGCACCATCCGCTGGAGCGCTCCTTGATGCGGTGGCCGAGCGCACCGCTCGTCGCGCTCACGCTCGGCACCTGTAGGGGAGGGGTGGAGGCCACCCTCCATGTGGCTGGGCCGATTCTGGCCCGCCCCCTCTCCAACGGATGGATGATCACCCTTCATGCGCTCACACGTCATCCATGCCCTCTGCATGTTGCTGGTGCCGCTCGCTGTCCAGGCGGCTCCAGCCCAAGTCGAATCGCGGCTCTCGATACTGAAGCCCGTGACGGTGAGCGAGTACCGAGGTGCTCCGGCGCATGGGCTGAAACTCACCTTCGAGAAGCTCGGGCCGAACCCCGCCCTGGCGCTGTTCTCCTTGAAGGACGCGCGGCAAGTGCTCGCGGCGATGGAGCGAACCGGGTCATTGTCTGAAGCCCCGTCCTCCAGCCTGGAAGGGCAGGTACGCGAGGAGTTCGAGGCGATGTATGGGCCGCCGCCGGTCTCTCCACCGTCGTCACTGGAGAGTGCCAGGTGGTTCCAGGCCCTGAAGCTCTCACCGCGCTACATGGGGAATGGGGCGCGAGAGGCGGCCGTGGAGATGTTCAAGTCTCCGGCCATGCTGCTCTCCGTGGGCATGTCGATGATGCTCTACCTGATGGCGTGGGCCGCGCCGGAACCCGTGTTCTCCAAGGCCTTCGCGACGGCGGTGACGCTGGGGCTGTTGATGACCTACTCGGCGACGGAACTCCACAACGTGGGCATGGCGTGCCTGACCCTCTACCGGGAAGCGGAAGCGGCGAGGACGAGGGAACAGTTGGAGGCGGTGGCCGAGCGATTCGGCAAGGCGATGGGGGGCGTGGGGCTGCGAGTGCTGGTGACGGTGGCGGGGACGCAGCTCGCCAGGGGACTACCGGAGGTCCCCGGAGGCGGCTTGTGGGCACGGTTATCACCTCCGCGCTTCGCCTTCGCGGGAGGGAGCGCACGGGGAGGATTGTCGGTGGGAGCGGGAGCCCGCGCACAAGTGAGCGTGGCGGACGGAACGGTGGTGCTCATGGGCGTGTCGGCGAACACGACCGCTTCCGCGGTGGCTTCGGCGGTGTCCTCGGCTCGGACTTCGGGGGACTGTGCCCGGTCGAAGGCCGACGACAACCATGCGCACCATCTGTGCACGAACAAGAACAACAAGTCCGAGAATACAGGGGGGCCCTGGACGCCACGCTTCGAGGAACTCTTCGCACGAGCGAGGATGAGCCTCGATGATCCGGCGAACATCGTCTACCTGCGCGGCCACCAAGGGCCCCATCCCGAGGAGTACCACCGCGAGATCTTCAATCGACTGGAGGAGGCTTTACGTACCTGTAGGTCTCGAGCCGCGTGCCGAGCCAAGCTCTTGGAAGAACTCGATAGGAGTGCAGGGGACGTGTGTACGCCAGGTTCCAAACTCAACAAGCTCGTCACGAGGAGTCCATGACAAAGCAGGTGAAGTACTACGACTTATACGATGACGTGTACATCCCAGGGAGATGGCATTTGCGAATGCCTCTGGATGATGAGGAGGGTCTGGAAGAACTGTTCGACGTCGGGCGATTCAAGGAGGGACGACTCTTGGACATCCAGAAGCCCATCCGCATCTCCATGAATCCCGCGGGCATTCCTCTCGAGTTCTCTCATGCCCTGGGGGTGCCCATCGTGCACCGCCGGGTGGTCTCACTCTTCGAGCGTCTGGGTCTTCAGGAGGAAGTGCAGTTCATCCCCGTCGAGGTGGAAGGCCAGACGGAGCCCTGGTTCATCCTCAACGCCTTGCAAGTCATCCGATGCATCGACGACGCCCGGTGCGAGGAGGTCCTCCACTGGCTCCCGGAGGACAACCGCCCGGACAAGGAGGCGGGCGAGTACCGCAACGTCTCGGGGCTGAAGATAGACCCGGAGAAGCTCGGCGAGGCCCACGTCTTCCGTCCCTGGGGCTGGAAGGTCATCCTCATCGTCTCCGAGCACGTCAAGCTCGCCCTGGAGGAAGAGGGCATCACCGGCACGAAGTTCATCGAGGTCTGAATCACCTGGAAGCACCATGAACCTGACGCTCCCACGCCTCGCCGTCCTCGCCACGCTCGCGCTCGGCGCCTGCATCGACACGAGATGGCTTGCACGCCCTATCGGAGGAATGATCATTCGTCATGCGCTCACACGTCATCCATGCCCTCTGCATGTTGCTGGTGCCGCTCGCTGTCCAGGCGGCTCCAGCCCAAGTCGAATCGCGGCTCTCGATACTGAAGCCCGTGACGGTGAGCGAGTACCGAGGTGCTCCGGCGCATGGGCTGAAACTCACCTTCGAGAAGCTCGGGCCGAACCCCGCCCTGGCGCTGTTCTCCTTGAAGGACGCGCGGCAAGTGCTCG
This window of the Cystobacter ferrugineus genome carries:
- a CDS encoding tetratricopeptide repeat protein; translation: MSALSLTAKGEEEWQALRYHIEWSKGFVLVFLFVPDESIQTLLRERLERICLMRTAPLEKVSPRDPATLIEDVLEPIRQPSSVLTEAHSPLWIDLASGRGDEWGRARDNLLSRVNEHREWLRRLERPVVWVLPSGYRPRLREIAPDLWAIRGYSLDLGEQGLTAAENEAVAPMDPPEPERAMDLGSTHSAANSVDEALLKEWARIEHTPSKEPGVFYAGWRAADVALRLGRLELARDISADVLARARNLVSEDQDATNWLSTALHQVGDVAQAMGRLEEAEEAHRESLELRRGLRERLGDTPQVLRDLSVSLTLLADVLGARGKIDDALKNYDEARRLRQRLALALPHIVEHEFVVKALDKLIEDLRHTPPQQP
- a CDS encoding WD40/YVTN/BNR-like repeat-containing protein encodes the protein MTVPSLIRRGVSLALLTPWAVPALAHNGYPDTTSVTLRQGYPEEMLLGATFGAVITHNGGASWHWICPQALGIGGWSPESYLWQADGTLMAATGAALIRSRDGGCTWAPHPFFTPPDRPQAALWPKSLASLPSQPSRLWVSTGRPGQNNALYRSDDGGETFTPTSLQSTTEVFPSVMVAPSDPRRLYVSASTPTGPRLYRSDDEGLSWRSFPSPFPENLADAKPYDLFVLRVSDHDPDRLWARISAGFWTYVLESRDGGQRFRSIVHPAGQAEDGIDEALMGVEVSEDGDTLWAATPTRLFRVRSGETFATLLSLPTGNACVERENGVLFVCGASRLHDWALATTPDEGLTYTPLLDLPDMQPSACPVGTPARDVCQPLWPQFAALVEADPLLTSGGDAGTPPPYEPPPPPRKGCSATEGLLPAAVLLALPLLRRSRRP
- a CDS encoding FMN-binding negative transcriptional regulator, yielding MYIPRHFHEQDESRLLALMDQYGFATLVTSDQGVPFATHLPLLVEREAGGRLLLKGHVARANPQWRSFADSREVLAIFQGPHAYVSPSCYSAPSVPTWNYAVVHAYGTPSLVEEPGTVLHSLRQLASKYEAGREQPWSPDEAEAVVSRLLAGIVAFEIAITRLEGKFKLGQNRNARDYDGIMRFVGLGEQHGSQGLVELMTMYEPQK
- a CDS encoding AHH domain-containing protein; amino-acid sequence: MRSHVIHALCMLLVPLAVQAAPAQVESRLSILKPVTVSEYRGAPAHGLKLTFEKLGPNPALALFSLKDARQVLAAMERTGSLSEAPSSSLEGQVREEFEAMYGPPPVSPPSSLESARWFQALKLSPRYMGNGAREAAVEMFKSPAMLLSVGMSMMLYLMAWAAPEPVFSKAFATAVTLGLLMTYSATELHNVGMACLTLYREAEAARTREQLEAVAERFGKAMGGVGLRVLVTVAGTQLARGLPEVPGGGLWARLSPPRFAFAGGSARGGLSVGAGARAQVSVADGTVVLMGVSANTTASAVASAVSSARTSGDCARSKADDNHAHHLCTNKNNKSENTGGPWTPRFEELFARARMSLDDPANIVYLRGHQGPHPEEYHREIFNRLEEALRTCRSRAACRAKLLEELDRSAGDVCTPGSKLNKLVTRSP
- a CDS encoding imm11 family protein, with translation MTKQVKYYDLYDDVYIPGRWHLRMPLDDEEGLEELFDVGRFKEGRLLDIQKPIRISMNPAGIPLEFSHALGVPIVHRRVVSLFERLGLQEEVQFIPVEVEGQTEPWFILNALQVIRCIDDARCEEVLHWLPEDNRPDKEAGEYRNVSGLKIDPEKLGEAHVFRPWGWKVILIVSEHVKLALEEEGITGTKFIEV